A window of the Lactuca sativa cultivar Salinas chromosome 5, Lsat_Salinas_v11, whole genome shotgun sequence genome harbors these coding sequences:
- the LOC111881126 gene encoding serine--glyoxylate aminotransferase has product MDYTYAPGRNHLFVPGPVNIPDQVLRAMNRNNEDYRSPAVPALTKILLEDVKKIFKTTSGTPFLIPTTGTGAWESALTNTLSPGDRIVSFVIGQFSLLWVDQQQRLGFNVDVVESEWGAGANLEVLASKLAADTAHTIKAVCIVHNETATGVTNNLASVRKILDHYQHPALFLVDGVSSICALDFRMDEWGVDVALTGSQKALSLPTGMGIVCASPKAIEASQTAKSLRVFFDWKDYLKFYKMGTYWPYTPSIQLLYGLKAALDLIFEEGLDNVIARHNRLGTATRLAVEAWGLKNCTQKEEWFSDTVTAVVVPPYIDSSEIVRRGWKRYNLSLGLGLNKVAGKVFRIGHLGHVNDLQLLGCLAGVEMVLKDVGYPVKLGSGVAAACAYLQNNIPMIPSRI; this is encoded by the exons ATGGACTATACTTATGCACCTGGAAGGAATCATTTGTTTGTTCCGGGACCCGTGAACATCCCGGATCAAGTACTTCGTGCAATGAACCGAAACAATGAAGACTATCGGTCTCCAGCAGTTCCCGCTTTGACTAAAATTTTACTTGAAGATGTGAAGAAGATTTTCAAAACCACTTCGGGGACCCCTTTTCTCATCCCAACTACAG GTACGGGTGCATGGGAAAGTGCACTTACAAACACCTTGTCTCCTGGAGACCGAATTGTGTCATTTGTGATTGGACAATTCAGTTTGCTTTGGGTGGATCAACAGCAACGACTTGGGTTCAATGTTGATGTGGTGGAAAGTGAATGGGGTGCGGGTGCTAACTTGGAAGTTTTAGCATCAAAACTGGCTGCAGATACTGCGCATACTATTAAGGCTGTCTGCATTGTTCACAATGAGACTGCCACCGGAGTTACAAACAACTTGGCTTCCGTAAGGAAAATACTTG ATCACTACCAGCACCCGGCCCTGTTTCTAGTTGATGGGGTGTCATCAATATGCGCTTTGGATTTCCGCATGGATGAATGGGGTGTAGATGTGGCTTTAACCGGTTCTCAGAAAGCACTTTCCCTTCCCACCGGTATGGGAATCGTGTGTGCGAGCCCTAAAGCCATCGAGGCCTCTCAAACTGCAAAATCACTTCGAGTTTTCTTTGACTGGAAAGATTACTTGAAATTCTACAAAATGGGGACTTATTGGCCCTACACTCCTTCCATTCAGCTTCTCTATGGCCTAAAAGCTGCCCTTGATCTCATCTTTGAAGAAGGCTTGGATAATGTTATTGCAAGGCACAATCGTCTTGGCACTGCCACAAG GCTGGCTGTTGAAGCATGGGGGTTGAAAAACTGCACCCAAAAGGAGGAATGGTTCAGTGACACAGTCACAGCTGTGGTTGTTCCTCCATATATTGATAGCTCTGAAATTGTTAGAAGGGGATGGAAAAGATACAACTTAAGCTTGGGTCTTGGCCTTAACAAAGTAGCTGGAAAAGTCTTCAGAATAGGACATCTTGGCCATGTTAATGAC TTGCAACTGCTGGGGTGTCTTGCGGGGGTGGAGATGGTGCTCAAGGATGTGGGATACCCGGTGAAGCTGGGGAGTGGAGTGGCTGCTGCTTGTGCATATCTACAGAACAACATTCCCATGATTCCATCAAGGATTTGA